One stretch of Pseudomonas sp. NC02 DNA includes these proteins:
- the lspA gene encoding signal peptidase II, with amino-acid sequence MPEASRFGRLGLLVLSVLVLVIDQLSKAHFEGALEMYQQIVVIPDYFSWTLAYNTGAAFSFLADSSGWQRWLFALIAVVVSAVLVVWLKRLGRNDTWLAVALALVLGGALGNLYDRIALGHVIDFILVHWQNRWYFPAFNFADSAITVGAIMLALDMFKSKKTGETVHD; translated from the coding sequence ATGCCTGAAGCCAGTCGTTTTGGACGCCTGGGCTTGCTCGTGTTGAGCGTGCTGGTGCTGGTCATTGACCAGCTCAGCAAGGCTCACTTCGAAGGCGCCCTGGAGATGTACCAGCAGATCGTGGTGATTCCCGACTACTTCAGCTGGACCCTGGCCTACAACACCGGCGCTGCGTTCAGCTTCCTGGCTGACAGCTCCGGCTGGCAGCGCTGGCTGTTTGCCCTGATCGCCGTGGTGGTCAGTGCCGTGCTGGTAGTCTGGCTCAAGCGCCTGGGGCGTAACGACACCTGGCTGGCCGTTGCGTTGGCGCTGGTGCTGGGTGGCGCATTGGGCAACCTGTACGACCGCATTGCCCTGGGCCATGTGATCGACTTTATTCTGGTGCATTGGCAGAACCGCTGGTACTTCCCGGCGTTCAACTTTGCCGACAGCGCCATCACCGTCGGTGCAATCATGCTGGCGTTGGATATGTTCAAAAGCAAGAAAACCGGAGAGACCGTTCATGACTGA
- the ileS gene encoding isoleucine--tRNA ligase encodes MTDYKATLNLPDTAFPMKAGLPQREPQILQRWDSIGLYGKLREIGKDRPKFVLHDGPPYANGTIHIGHALNKILKDMIIRSKTLSGFDAPYVPGWDCHGLPIEHKVEVTYGKNLGADKTRELCRAYATEQIEGQKSEFIRLGVLGDWANPYKTMNFKNEAGEIRALAEIVKGGFVFKGLKPVNWCFDCGSALAEAEVEYEDKKSSTVDVAFPIADEAKLAQAFGLASLAKPASIVIWTTTPWTIPANQALNVHPEFTYALVDVGDKLLVLAEELVEACLARYNLQGSVIATTTGSALELINFRHPFYDRLSPIYLAEYVELGAGTGVVHCSPAYGVDDFVICKQYGLVNDDIINPVQSNGVYVPSLEFFGGQFIFKANPAIVDKLAEVGALLHTETITHSYMHCWRHKTPLIYRATAQWFIGMDKEPTSGETLRKRAIKAIEDTKFVPAWGQARLHSMIANRPDWCISRQRNWGVPIPFFLNKESGELHPRTVELMEEVAQRVEQEGIEAWFKLDAAELLGDEAPLYDKISDTLDVWFDSGTTHWHVLRGSHPMGHETGPRADLYLEGSDQHRGWFHSSLLTGCAIDDHAPYRELLTHGFTVDENGRKMSKSLGNVIAPQKVNDTLGADIMRLWVASTDYSGEMAVSEQILQRSADAYRRIRNTARFMLSNLTGFNPATDILPAEEMLALDRWAVDRTLLLQRELQEHYGEYRFWNVYSKIHNFCVQELGGFYLDIIKDRQYTTGANSKARRSAQTALYHISEALVRWIAPILAFTADELWEYLPGERNESVMLNTWYEGLTELPADFELGREYWEGVMAVKVAVNKELEVQRAAKAVGGNLQAEVTLFAEEGLTADLAKLSNELRFVLITSTASLAPFAQAPADAVATEVPGLKLKVVKSSFAKCARCWHCREDVGVNPEHPEICGRCVDNISGAGEVRHYA; translated from the coding sequence ATGACCGACTATAAAGCCACGCTAAACCTTCCGGACACCGCCTTCCCAATGAAGGCCGGCCTGCCACAGCGCGAACCGCAGATCCTGCAGCGCTGGGACAGTATTGGCCTGTACGGAAAGTTGCGCGAGATTGGCAAGGATCGTCCGAAATTCGTCCTGCACGACGGCCCTCCTTATGCCAACGGCACGATTCACATCGGTCATGCGCTGAACAAGATTCTCAAGGACATGATCATCCGCTCGAAAACCCTTTCGGGTTTCGACGCGCCTTATGTCCCGGGCTGGGACTGCCACGGCCTGCCGATTGAACACAAGGTCGAAGTGACCTACGGCAAGAACCTGGGCGCGGATAAAACCCGCGAGCTGTGCCGTGCCTACGCCACCGAGCAGATCGAAGGGCAGAAGTCCGAATTCATCCGCCTGGGTGTGTTGGGCGACTGGGCCAACCCGTACAAGACCATGAACTTCAAGAACGAGGCCGGTGAAATCCGTGCCTTGGCCGAAATCGTCAAGGGCGGTTTCGTGTTCAAGGGCCTCAAGCCCGTGAACTGGTGCTTCGATTGCGGCTCGGCCCTGGCTGAAGCCGAAGTCGAGTACGAAGACAAAAAGTCCTCGACCGTCGATGTGGCCTTCCCGATCGCCGACGAAGCCAAACTGGCGCAAGCCTTCGGTCTGGCGAGCCTGGCCAAGCCAGCCTCCATCGTGATCTGGACCACCACCCCGTGGACCATCCCGGCCAACCAGGCGCTGAACGTGCACCCGGAATTCACCTACGCCCTGGTGGACGTCGGTGACAAACTGCTGGTGCTGGCTGAAGAGCTGGTGGAGGCGTGCCTGGCCCGCTACAACCTGCAAGGCTCGGTGATCGCGACCACTACCGGGTCCGCGCTGGAACTGATCAACTTCCGTCACCCGTTCTACGACCGCCTGTCGCCAATCTACCTGGCCGAGTACGTTGAACTGGGCGCCGGCACCGGCGTGGTTCACTGCTCGCCTGCCTATGGCGTTGACGACTTCGTGATCTGCAAGCAATACGGCCTGGTCAACGACGACATCATCAATCCCGTGCAAAGCAACGGCGTGTACGTGCCGTCCCTGGAATTCTTCGGTGGCCAGTTCATCTTCAAGGCCAACCCGGCGATCGTCGACAAGCTGGCGGAAGTCGGTGCGCTGCTGCACACCGAAACCATCACCCACAGCTACATGCACTGCTGGCGTCACAAGACCCCGCTGATCTACCGCGCCACTGCGCAGTGGTTTATCGGCATGGACAAAGAGCCGACCAGCGGCGAAACCCTGCGCAAGCGTGCGATCAAGGCGATCGAAGACACCAAGTTCGTTCCGGCCTGGGGCCAGGCGCGCCTGCACTCGATGATCGCCAACCGTCCGGACTGGTGCATCTCCCGCCAGCGCAACTGGGGCGTGCCGATCCCGTTCTTCCTGAACAAGGAAAGCGGCGAGTTGCACCCACGTACCGTCGAGCTGATGGAAGAGGTTGCCCAGCGCGTTGAACAAGAGGGCATCGAAGCCTGGTTCAAGCTGGACGCCGCCGAGTTGCTGGGCGACGAAGCGCCGCTGTACGACAAGATCAGCGACACCCTCGACGTCTGGTTCGACTCGGGTACCACCCACTGGCACGTACTGCGCGGCTCGCACCCGATGGGCCACGAGACCGGCCCGCGTGCCGACCTGTACCTGGAAGGTTCGGACCAACACCGTGGCTGGTTCCACTCCTCGTTGCTGACCGGTTGCGCGATCGACGATCACGCCCCGTACCGCGAGCTGCTGACCCACGGTTTCACCGTCGACGAGAACGGTCGCAAGATGTCCAAGTCCCTGGGCAACGTGATCGCGCCGCAAAAGGTCAACGACACCCTGGGCGCCGACATCATGCGCCTGTGGGTTGCCTCTACCGATTATTCGGGCGAGATGGCCGTTTCCGAGCAGATCCTGCAGCGCAGCGCCGATGCCTACCGCCGGATCCGTAATACCGCACGCTTCATGCTATCGAACCTGACCGGTTTCAACCCGGCCACCGACATCCTGCCGGCCGAGGAAATGCTCGCCCTGGACCGTTGGGCCGTGGACCGTACCCTGTTGCTGCAGCGCGAGCTGCAAGAGCACTACGGCGAATACCGCTTCTGGAACGTCTACTCGAAGATCCACAACTTCTGCGTGCAGGAGTTGGGTGGTTTCTACCTCGACATCATCAAGGACCGCCAGTACACCACCGGCGCCAACAGCAAGGCCCGCCGTTCGGCGCAGACCGCGCTGTACCATATCTCTGAAGCGCTGGTGCGCTGGATCGCCCCGATCCTGGCATTCACCGCCGACGAACTGTGGGAATACCTGCCGGGCGAGCGTAACGAGTCCGTGATGCTCAACACCTGGTACGAAGGCCTGACCGAATTGCCGGCCGACTTCGAGCTGGGCCGCGAGTACTGGGAAGGCGTAATGGCCGTCAAGGTTGCCGTGAACAAGGAACTGGAAGTGCAGCGCGCGGCGAAGGCCGTTGGCGGCAACCTGCAGGCCGAGGTCACGCTGTTTGCCGAGGAAGGCCTGACCGCTGACCTGGCCAAGCTGAGCAACGAACTGCGCTTCGTCCTGATCACCTCGACCGCCAGCCTGGCGCCGTTTGCCCAGGCGCCTGCAGATGCCGTTGCGACCGAAGTCCCGGGTCTCAAGCTCAAGGTGGTCAAGTCCTCCTTCGCCAAGTGCGCCCGTTGCTGGCACTGCCGTGAAGATGTCGGCGTGAACCCTGAGCATCCGGAAATCTGCGGTCGCTGTGTCGACAACATCTCTGGCGCTGGCGAGGTTCGTCACTATGCCTGA
- the ribF gene encoding bifunctional riboflavin kinase/FAD synthetase yields MQLVRGLHNLRPQHRGCVATIGNFDGVHRGHQAILARLRERAVELGVPSCVVIFEPQPREFFTPQTAPARLARLRDKLQLLAEEGVDRVLCLAFNQRLRSLSAAEFVDRILVDGLGVQHLEVGDDFRFGCDRVGDFDFLQQAGVTQGFTVEAAQTVELDGLRVSSTQVRNALAAADFALAERLLGRPFRIAGRVLHGQKLARQLGTPTANVQLKRRRVPLTGVYLVSVDIDGQSWPGVANIGVRPTVAGDGKAHLEVHLLDFAGDLYDRRLTVAFHQKLREEQRFASLEALKTAINADVAAARALAAPSAHR; encoded by the coding sequence ATGCAGCTGGTTCGAGGTCTCCACAACCTGCGCCCCCAGCATCGGGGCTGCGTCGCCACTATTGGCAACTTTGACGGTGTTCACCGTGGCCACCAGGCTATCCTGGCCCGCCTGCGTGAGCGTGCGGTTGAGTTGGGCGTGCCCAGCTGCGTGGTGATTTTTGAACCACAGCCGCGAGAATTCTTTACCCCGCAGACGGCGCCGGCGCGTCTGGCCCGCCTGCGGGACAAGCTGCAACTGCTGGCTGAAGAAGGTGTGGACCGCGTCCTCTGCCTGGCTTTCAACCAGCGCTTGCGCAGCCTCAGCGCCGCCGAGTTCGTCGACCGTATCCTGGTGGACGGCCTCGGCGTGCAGCATCTGGAGGTCGGCGACGACTTCCGTTTCGGTTGCGACCGGGTAGGGGATTTCGATTTCCTGCAGCAGGCCGGCGTCACCCAGGGTTTTACCGTCGAAGCCGCGCAAACCGTCGAACTGGACGGCCTGCGCGTGAGCAGTACCCAGGTGCGTAACGCCCTGGCCGCTGCCGACTTCGCCTTGGCCGAGCGTTTGCTCGGTCGCCCGTTCCGGATTGCCGGGCGGGTGCTGCACGGCCAGAAGCTGGCGCGCCAACTGGGCACGCCAACCGCCAACGTGCAGCTCAAGCGCCGTCGTGTGCCACTGACCGGGGTTTACCTGGTGAGTGTCGACATCGACGGCCAATCGTGGCCCGGAGTCGCCAACATAGGCGTCAGGCCCACGGTTGCAGGTGATGGCAAAGCCCACCTGGAAGTTCACCTTTTGGATTTTGCCGGTGATTTGTATGACCGGCGTTTGACGGTGGCTTTCCACCAAAAGCTGCGTGAAGAGCAGCGTTTCGCCTCCCTGGAGGCGTTGAAAACGGCGATCAATGCGGATGTCGCCGCCGCCCGTGCACTAGCCGCACCTAGCGCCCATCGCTAA
- the rpsT gene encoding 30S ribosomal protein S20, which produces MANTPSAKKRAKQAEKRRSHNASLRSMVRTYIKNVVKAIDAKDAEKAQAAYVLAVPVIDRMADKGIIHKNKAARHKGRLNGHIKALNLAAAA; this is translated from the coding sequence GTGGCCAACACACCTTCCGCCAAAAAACGTGCAAAACAGGCTGAGAAGCGTCGCAGCCACAACGCCAGCCTGCGTTCCATGGTTCGTACCTACATCAAGAATGTAGTTAAAGCCATTGACGCAAAAGACGCTGAAAAAGCTCAAGCTGCTTACGTTCTGGCTGTGCCAGTTATCGACCGTATGGCCGATAAAGGCATCATCCACAAGAACAAAGCTGCTCGCCATAAAGGTCGTCTGAATGGCCACATCAAGGCTCTGAACCTTGCTGCTGCAGCCTAA
- the murJ gene encoding murein biosynthesis integral membrane protein MurJ, with amino-acid sequence MNLLKSLAAVSSITMISRVLGFVRDTLLARIFGASMATDAFFIAFKLPNLLRRIFAEGAFSQAFVPILAEYKAQQGEEATRTFIAYVSGLLTLVLTLVTIAGMLAAPWVIWATAPGFANTPEKFALTTDLLRVTFPYILLISLSSLAGAILNTWNRFSVPAFVPTLLNVSMIIFALFLTPYFDPPVMALGWAVLAGGLAQLLYQLPHLKKIGMLVLPRLNLKDTGVWRVMRNMLPAILGVSVSQISLIINTAFASLLVSGSVSWMYYADRLMELPSGVLGVALGTILLPTLSRTYASKDRYEYSRILDWGLRLCFVLVLPCAVALGLLAEPLTVALFQYGQFTAFDASMTQRALIAYSVGLLGIIVIKVLAPGFYAQQNIRTPVKIAIFTLVVTQLLNLAFIGPLKHAGLALAISVGACINAGLLFYQLRKQKMFQPQAGWGLFALKLVVAVGTMAAVLLGLMHFMPAWEQGHMLERFMRLGALVAAGVLVYFGMLLLMGFRLRDFNRKSLS; translated from the coding sequence ATGAATCTGCTCAAATCGTTGGCCGCTGTCAGCTCTATCACTATGATTTCCCGGGTTCTGGGGTTTGTGCGTGACACGCTGCTGGCACGTATTTTTGGCGCCAGCATGGCCACGGATGCCTTCTTCATTGCCTTTAAACTGCCCAACCTGCTGCGGCGGATCTTCGCCGAGGGGGCTTTTTCCCAGGCATTCGTGCCGATTCTGGCGGAGTACAAGGCCCAGCAAGGCGAGGAGGCGACCCGCACCTTCATTGCCTATGTTTCGGGTTTGCTGACGTTGGTGCTGACGCTGGTGACGATCGCCGGGATGCTCGCCGCGCCCTGGGTGATCTGGGCCACGGCCCCCGGTTTTGCCAATACACCGGAAAAATTCGCCCTGACCACTGATCTGTTGCGGGTGACCTTTCCTTATATATTGCTGATTTCCCTGTCGTCCCTGGCCGGGGCGATCCTCAATACCTGGAACCGTTTCTCGGTGCCGGCCTTCGTGCCGACCCTGCTTAACGTCAGCATGATTATTTTTGCGCTGTTCCTGACACCGTATTTCGATCCGCCTGTGATGGCCCTCGGCTGGGCGGTCCTGGCTGGTGGCCTGGCACAACTGCTGTACCAGCTGCCGCACCTGAAGAAAATCGGCATGCTCGTGCTGCCGCGTTTGAATCTCAAGGACACCGGCGTCTGGCGGGTGATGCGCAACATGCTGCCGGCCATCCTCGGGGTTTCCGTCAGCCAGATTTCCCTGATCATCAACACCGCCTTCGCCTCGCTGCTGGTCTCGGGTTCGGTGTCGTGGATGTACTACGCCGACCGTCTGATGGAATTGCCGTCCGGCGTGCTCGGCGTGGCACTCGGCACCATCCTGCTGCCAACGCTGTCGCGTACCTATGCCAGCAAAGACCGCTACGAATATTCGCGGATTCTCGACTGGGGCCTGCGCCTGTGCTTCGTGCTGGTGCTGCCGTGTGCCGTGGCCCTGGGGTTGCTCGCCGAGCCACTGACGGTCGCGCTGTTCCAGTACGGCCAGTTCACTGCGTTTGACGCCTCGATGACCCAGCGTGCGCTGATCGCCTATTCCGTTGGGCTGCTGGGCATTATCGTGATCAAGGTGCTGGCTCCCGGCTTTTATGCTCAACAAAACATCCGTACCCCGGTAAAGATCGCGATCTTCACCCTGGTGGTTACCCAGCTGCTCAACCTGGCGTTCATCGGTCCGCTGAAGCATGCCGGGCTGGCGCTGGCGATCAGTGTGGGGGCCTGCATCAACGCCGGGCTGCTGTTTTATCAGCTGCGTAAACAGAAAATGTTCCAGCCTCAGGCGGGCTGGGGCTTGTTTGCGCTCAAGTTGGTGGTGGCGGTGGGGACGATGGCCGCGGTACTGCTGGGCCTGATGCACTTCATGCCGGCCTGGGAGCAGGGCCATATGCTCGAGCGCTTCATGCGCCTGGGAGCGTTGGTGGCGGCTGGTGTGCTGGTGTACTTCGGCATGTTGCTGCTGATGGGCTTCCGTTTACGGGATTTCAATCGCAAGTCGCTGAGCTAG
- the ispH gene encoding 4-hydroxy-3-methylbut-2-enyl diphosphate reductase, whose protein sequence is MQIKLANPRGFCAGVDRAIEIVNRALEVFGPPIYVRHEVVHNKFVVEDLRSRGAIFVEELDQVPDDVIVIFSAHGVSQAVRTEAAGRGLKVFDATCPLVTKVHIEVARYSRDGRECILIGHAGHPEVEGTMGQYDGSNGGAIYLVEDEKDVAALQVHNPEKLAFVTQTTLSMDDTSRVIDALRSRFPAIGGPRKDDICYATQNRQDAVKQLADECDVVLVVGSPNSSNSNRLRELAERMATPAYLIDGAEDMQRSWFDGVERIGITAGASAPEVLVRGVIQQLQAWGATGADELAGREENITFSMPKELRVRSLL, encoded by the coding sequence ATGCAAATCAAACTCGCCAACCCCCGTGGCTTCTGCGCCGGCGTGGACCGGGCGATTGAAATCGTCAACCGCGCCCTGGAAGTTTTCGGGCCGCCGATTTACGTGCGCCATGAAGTCGTCCACAACAAGTTTGTGGTCGAAGACCTGCGCAGCCGCGGGGCCATCTTCGTTGAAGAACTGGACCAGGTGCCGGACGACGTTATCGTCATCTTCAGCGCTCACGGCGTTTCCCAGGCGGTACGCACCGAAGCAGCAGGCCGTGGCCTGAAAGTGTTCGACGCGACCTGCCCGCTGGTGACCAAGGTGCACATCGAGGTCGCGCGCTACAGCCGTGATGGTCGTGAATGCATCCTGATCGGCCACGCCGGTCACCCGGAAGTCGAAGGCACCATGGGCCAGTACGATGGCAGCAATGGTGGGGCGATCTACCTGGTGGAAGACGAAAAAGACGTCGCTGCATTGCAGGTGCACAACCCTGAAAAGCTGGCTTTCGTTACCCAGACCACCTTGTCCATGGACGACACCAGCCGCGTCATCGATGCCTTGCGCTCGCGCTTCCCGGCCATCGGCGGTCCACGCAAGGATGACATCTGCTACGCCACCCAGAACCGCCAGGATGCGGTCAAGCAATTGGCCGACGAATGCGATGTTGTGCTGGTGGTGGGGAGCCCCAACAGCTCCAACTCCAACCGCCTGCGCGAACTGGCCGAGCGCATGGCCACCCCGGCCTACCTGATCGATGGTGCCGAAGACATGCAGCGCAGCTGGTTCGACGGTGTCGAACGCATTGGCATCACTGCCGGAGCCTCGGCCCCGGAAGTCCTGGTGCGTGGCGTTATTCAGCAACTGCAGGCCTGGGGCGCCACGGGCGCTGATGAACTGGCTGGCCGTGAAGAGAACATCACTTTCTCCATGCCCAAGGAGCTGCGGGTTCGTTCGCTGCTCTGA
- the fkpB gene encoding FKBP-type peptidyl-prolyl cis-trans isomerase: MAEQRIGQNTEVTLHFALRLENGDTVDSTFDKAPATFKVGDGNLLPGFEAALFGFKAGDKRNLQILPENAFGQPNPQNVQIIPRSQFQDMELSEGLLVIFNDAANTELPGVVKAFDDAQVTIDFNHPLAGKTLTFDVEIIDVKAL, encoded by the coding sequence TTGGCTGAGCAACGCATTGGCCAGAACACGGAAGTCACCTTGCATTTCGCATTGCGCCTGGAGAATGGCGACACGGTCGACAGCACGTTCGACAAGGCCCCGGCGACCTTCAAGGTCGGCGACGGCAACCTGCTGCCGGGTTTCGAAGCGGCACTGTTCGGTTTCAAGGCCGGCGACAAGCGCAACCTGCAGATCCTGCCGGAAAACGCCTTTGGCCAGCCCAACCCGCAAAACGTGCAGATCATCCCGCGTTCGCAGTTCCAGGACATGGAGCTGTCGGAAGGCTTGCTGGTGATCTTCAACGATGCGGCGAATACCGAGCTGCCGGGTGTGGTGAAAGCCTTTGATGACGCGCAAGTGACCATCGACTTCAACCACCCGTTGGCCGGGAAAACCTTGACCTTTGATGTTGAAATCATCGACGTTAAAGCGCTGTAA